A genomic window from Cloacibacillus evryensis DSM 19522 includes:
- the rph gene encoding ribonuclease PH produces MTELIRIDGRGVETLRPITFERAVSRYAEGSALVRWGNTHVLCTASVDEKVPPFMRASGSGWITAEYAMLPRATHQRSPRDISRGKQNARGSEIQRLIGRSLRAAVDMPKLGERTITIDCDVLQADGGTRTASITAGFIALFDALRWLRANGRIVSIPLKNQIAAVSVGKVAGAPMLDLCYEEDSTAEVDANLVMTGAGDFIELQGTGEGGSFSYTELAQIIDLGWSGISEIQQRQREILALSEEERELFEKCR; encoded by the coding sequence ATGACAGAATTGATCCGCATAGACGGGCGCGGCGTGGAGACGCTGCGCCCGATAACCTTTGAGCGCGCCGTCAGCCGTTACGCCGAGGGGTCGGCGCTTGTCAGATGGGGCAACACCCATGTTCTCTGCACCGCCTCGGTCGACGAAAAAGTCCCCCCCTTCATGCGCGCCTCCGGCAGCGGCTGGATAACCGCGGAATATGCGATGCTCCCGCGGGCGACCCACCAGCGCAGCCCGCGGGACATCAGCAGGGGAAAACAGAACGCGCGCGGCAGCGAGATACAGCGCCTTATCGGCCGCTCCCTGCGCGCGGCGGTGGATATGCCCAAGCTTGGAGAGCGGACGATAACTATAGACTGCGATGTGCTCCAGGCCGACGGCGGCACGCGCACGGCCTCCATCACGGCGGGGTTCATCGCGCTCTTCGACGCGCTGCGCTGGCTTCGCGCGAACGGCAGGATCGTTTCCATACCGCTGAAAAATCAGATCGCCGCTGTCAGCGTCGGCAAAGTCGCGGGCGCGCCGATGCTGGACCTTTGCTACGAAGAGGACTCCACGGCGGAGGTCGACGCGAACCTTGTCATGACCGGCGCCGGGGACTTTATCGAGCTGCAGGGCACGGGAGAGGGCGGTTCTTTCTCATATACGGAACTTGCGCAGATAATAGACCTCGGCTGGAGCGGCATCTCGGAGATACAGCAGAGGCAGCGCGAAATCCTTGCACTCAGCGAAGAAGAGAGAGAGCTGTTTGAAAAATGCAGATGA
- the rpsI gene encoding 30S ribosomal protein S9 → MADKKFLWGTGRRKNAIARVRICEGTGQFLINNREVKDYLPRFYWASQAVEPLAAAGVEGKIDVFVNAHGGGLTGQAGAIRLGVARALLKMYPNVRPVLKKAGLLTRDSRMVERKKVGLKGARANKQFSKR, encoded by the coding sequence ATGGCAGACAAAAAATTCCTTTGGGGAACAGGCAGAAGAAAGAACGCTATCGCCCGTGTACGCATCTGCGAAGGCACCGGCCAGTTCCTCATCAACAACCGTGAAGTAAAAGACTACCTCCCCCGTTTCTACTGGGCCTCGCAGGCCGTTGAGCCCCTCGCGGCGGCAGGTGTCGAAGGTAAAATAGACGTCTTTGTGAACGCCCATGGCGGCGGCCTCACCGGACAGGCCGGAGCCATCCGCCTCGGTGTGGCGAGAGCGCTGCTCAAGATGTATCCCAATGTACGCCCCGTGCTTAAAAAGGCCGGACTCCTCACGCGCGACTCACGTATGGTCGAGCGCAAGAAGGTCGGACTCAAGGGCGCGCGCGCGAACAAGCAGTTCTCAAAGCGTTAA
- the rplM gene encoding 50S ribosomal protein L13, translated as MIGTRSFMAKGEEVEHKWYIIDAENKPLGRLAVQVARILSGKHKPTYTPHVDTGDFVVVINAEKVGLTGNKLTQSTISKHSGHPGGLKVLTYKQILERRPERLVERVVWGMLPKTKLGRDMYRKLKVYAGAAHPHAAQKPEQID; from the coding sequence ATGATAGGCACACGTTCCTTCATGGCCAAAGGCGAAGAAGTCGAGCACAAATGGTATATCATCGACGCTGAAAACAAACCCCTTGGCCGTCTCGCAGTACAGGTAGCCCGCATACTCTCCGGCAAGCACAAACCCACCTACACCCCCCACGTGGACACAGGTGATTTTGTGGTCGTCATCAACGCCGAGAAGGTAGGCCTCACCGGCAATAAACTTACCCAGTCCACCATCTCAAAGCACTCCGGACACCCCGGCGGACTTAAAGTGCTCACATACAAACAGATTCTTGAGCGCCGCCCCGAACGCCTCGTAGAGCGCGTGGTATGGGGAATGCTCCCGAAGACGAAGCTTGGCCGCGACATGTACCGCAAACTTAAGGTATATGCCGGAGCGGCACATCCGCACGCGGCCCAGAAGCCCGAGCAGATAGACTAA
- the secG gene encoding preprotein translocase subunit SecG, with protein MKILLGIIHILVCLALITVVLMQHRKSGGFTGAFGGGGTQADMNNGTWQRMSGLTKVTAVLMGAFMVISILQVVVR; from the coding sequence GTGAAAATTCTTCTTGGAATAATTCACATCCTTGTTTGTCTCGCACTCATCACTGTCGTGCTGATGCAGCACAGAAAATCCGGCGGCTTCACCGGCGCGTTCGGCGGCGGCGGAACGCAGGCCGATATGAATAACGGCACCTGGCAGCGCATGTCCGGCCTTACGAAGGTCACGGCGGTGCTGATGGGGGCTTTCATGGTCATTTCAATACTTCAGGTAGTAGTCAGATAG
- a CDS encoding TetR/AcrR family transcriptional regulator, with the protein MGTKEKILVTALRLFAQDGYEAVSVSRIAGELGMTKGALYKHYKNKRDIYDSIVAHIFQLDAERAKTSKVPEKTFDETPLPFRYATVEGLKTFMEAQFRYWSEDETACNFRRMLTLEQYRNPELTELYHRAFTSGPLGYTEDLFREMMGRGLWHKGNPRQMAVEFYAPFYLLLSISDAALSEPEKRATAELFTAHVEGFIEKYASDGEEAADGGDHKS; encoded by the coding sequence ATGGGAACAAAGGAAAAAATTCTCGTAACCGCCCTTCGGCTGTTTGCGCAGGATGGATATGAGGCGGTCTCTGTGAGCCGGATCGCGGGAGAATTGGGCATGACGAAGGGCGCGCTTTATAAGCACTACAAAAATAAGCGCGACATCTATGACAGCATCGTGGCGCATATCTTTCAGCTGGATGCGGAACGGGCGAAAACATCAAAAGTTCCCGAGAAAACCTTTGATGAAACGCCCCTGCCCTTTCGTTATGCCACCGTAGAGGGGCTAAAGACATTTATGGAGGCGCAGTTTCGTTATTGGTCGGAGGATGAGACCGCCTGTAATTTTCGCAGGATGCTGACGCTGGAACAATATCGAAATCCGGAATTGACGGAACTGTATCACCGGGCCTTTACAAGCGGGCCGCTCGGTTATACGGAAGATTTATTCCGTGAGATGATGGGGCGGGGGCTTTGGCATAAGGGAAATCCCCGGCAAATGGCGGTGGAATTTTACGCGCCCTTTTACCTGCTGCTGAGTATCTCCGACGCCGCCTTAAGTGAGCCCGAAAAGAGAGCGACGGCGGAGCTTTTTACGGCGCACGTTGAAGGGTTCATAGAAAAATATGCCTCGGATGGCGAAGAAGCGGCTGACGGCGGGGATCATAAAAGCTGA
- a CDS encoding nicotinate phosphoribosyltransferase, which translates to MTVNPLDGQKDIASYEPVDGRLFSATHEEILTGWTTDIYFLKTRDVLRSAGLLETPVVAEVFTRKPGTFAGSEEVLNLFRKLPNPPRVEALSEGESFEAKEVVMRITGTYESFGLYETVLLGMLASSTGWATAAKECVEAAEGRNVLCFGARHVHPAIAPVMERAAKIAGCSAMSCILAAKLCGEEPKGTVPHAAILMVGDTVKLAKLYDAQVPAEEPRIVLVDTFKDEAEETMRVAEALGDKLSGIRLDTPGERGGVTPDLVREIRWRLDTAGYNKVQIIATGGLTPERIKVMNEAGADVYGVGSYITNGAQRDMTMDIKMVNGRPIAKRGRLPGIIPNPKLKRVL; encoded by the coding sequence ATGACCGTAAACCCCCTGGACGGCCAGAAAGACATCGCCTCATACGAGCCTGTCGACGGCCGCCTCTTTTCCGCTACCCATGAGGAAATATTGACAGGCTGGACCACGGACATCTATTTCCTCAAGACGCGCGACGTCCTGAGATCCGCCGGATTGCTTGAAACTCCGGTGGTCGCCGAAGTCTTCACCCGTAAGCCGGGCACCTTCGCCGGCTCCGAAGAGGTATTGAACCTCTTCCGCAAACTTCCGAACCCTCCCCGGGTGGAGGCGCTGTCGGAGGGCGAAAGCTTCGAGGCTAAAGAGGTCGTGATGCGCATAACCGGCACCTACGAATCATTCGGCCTTTACGAGACGGTGCTGCTCGGCATGCTCGCCTCATCGACCGGTTGGGCCACGGCCGCCAAAGAATGCGTGGAAGCGGCGGAAGGCAGAAACGTCCTCTGTTTCGGCGCGCGCCACGTCCATCCCGCCATCGCTCCCGTAATGGAGCGGGCGGCGAAGATCGCCGGCTGCAGCGCTATGAGCTGCATCCTTGCCGCGAAGCTCTGCGGCGAGGAACCCAAGGGTACGGTGCCGCACGCGGCGATACTGATGGTCGGGGACACGGTGAAGCTCGCGAAACTCTACGACGCGCAGGTCCCTGCCGAAGAGCCGAGGATAGTCCTCGTCGATACCTTCAAGGACGAAGCGGAAGAGACGATGAGGGTCGCGGAGGCTCTCGGCGACAAACTCTCTGGCATCCGCCTCGACACGCCCGGCGAGCGCGGCGGCGTGACGCCGGATCTCGTGCGCGAAATACGCTGGCGGCTGGATACGGCGGGCTATAACAAAGTTCAGATAATCGCCACCGGCGGACTGACGCCGGAGCGCATCAAGGTCATGAACGAAGCCGGCGCGGACGTTTACGGCGTAGGCAGCTACATCACGAACGGCGCGCAGCGCGACATGACGATGGATATAAAGATGGTCAACGGCAGACCGATCGCGAAGAGAGGACGCCTGCCGGGAATAATACCGAACCCTAAGCTTAAACGCGTGCTCTAG
- a CDS encoding GerMN domain-containing protein produces the protein MRDSEGRQRHFVIRDKKDESYDSPSVRRRGVIKEREEEMEEALEEPRAPRQRKSLREREMEEEDEQNILRRGRGNKRIKEEEDYEEEEEENYGSKAPKVVRVFAWIALMIILFACGYLATNYFFSWSDKKGGERIGSVYGTGSEVKESAATEETAASNTKYTLYLPDGEGFQSRGIDITGGGTREEDIAKVMSMYVDSLKETKALDPAVSINEIFQSGDWLYLNMTPTFQSSLKSLGKAKAEKLLSGFTKTVQENFPPLKKVKFYVNSKEITDKNPVDLTQPWERTN, from the coding sequence ATGAGAGATTCTGAGGGAAGACAGCGGCATTTTGTGATCCGCGATAAAAAGGATGAAAGCTATGACTCGCCGTCCGTGCGCCGCCGCGGGGTCATCAAGGAGCGCGAGGAGGAGATGGAAGAGGCCCTCGAAGAGCCGCGCGCGCCGCGCCAGCGCAAATCACTGCGCGAGCGCGAGATGGAGGAAGAGGACGAGCAGAACATCCTGCGCCGGGGCCGCGGCAATAAGCGTATAAAAGAGGAAGAGGATTACGAAGAAGAGGAAGAAGAAAATTACGGCTCCAAGGCTCCCAAAGTCGTTCGCGTCTTCGCCTGGATCGCGCTGATGATCATCCTCTTTGCCTGCGGCTACCTCGCCACCAACTACTTCTTCAGCTGGTCCGACAAAAAGGGCGGCGAGCGTATAGGCAGCGTCTACGGCACGGGCTCCGAGGTCAAAGAATCAGCGGCGACGGAGGAGACTGCCGCCTCCAATACGAAATATACCCTCTATCTGCCCGACGGAGAGGGCTTCCAGAGCCGCGGCATCGATATAACCGGCGGCGGCACGAGGGAAGAAGACATCGCGAAGGTGATGTCGATGTACGTTGACAGCCTGAAAGAGACGAAGGCGCTCGACCCGGCGGTCTCCATAAACGAAATATTCCAGAGCGGCGACTGGCTCTATCTCAACATGACGCCCACCTTCCAGAGCTCGCTCAAGAGCCTCGGTAAGGCCAAGGCGGAGAAGCTGCTCAGTGGCTTTACCAAGACGGTACAGGAAAACTTCCCGCCGCTGAAAAAGGTAAAATTCTACGTGAACTCCAAGGAGATCACCGACAAAAATCCCGTGGACCTCACCCAGCCCTGGGAAAGGACCAATTAA
- the rdgB gene encoding RdgB/HAM1 family non-canonical purine NTP pyrophosphatase, whose amino-acid sequence MQMILASTNRGKYREMKAQLEPLGIELLFGGDFEKPLDVDETGESYAENALLKARAWAEATGLPALADDSGLEAEALGGRPGIHSARAVEGSDSDRMYWLLGEMKDKSDRRGRFACAIAVVFPDKKEPLTVTKYCPGQITREPAGESGFGYDPIFVPDGFDKTFAELGGEIKNKISHRAMAVKGIAEMLIPVVQSYAVRGM is encoded by the coding sequence ATGCAGATGATACTTGCGAGCACCAACAGGGGCAAATACCGCGAGATGAAGGCCCAGCTTGAACCTTTGGGGATAGAGCTGCTCTTCGGCGGAGATTTTGAAAAACCGCTTGACGTGGACGAGACGGGAGAAAGCTATGCGGAAAACGCGCTGCTCAAGGCCAGGGCGTGGGCGGAGGCGACCGGCCTGCCGGCGCTGGCTGACGACAGCGGCCTCGAGGCGGAGGCCCTCGGCGGCAGGCCGGGGATACATTCCGCGCGCGCAGTCGAGGGCAGCGACAGCGACCGCATGTACTGGCTGCTTGGCGAGATGAAAGACAAGAGCGACCGCCGCGGGCGTTTCGCCTGTGCCATCGCGGTGGTCTTTCCGGATAAAAAGGAGCCGCTCACGGTCACAAAATACTGTCCCGGACAGATAACGCGCGAACCGGCGGGGGAGTCCGGCTTCGGCTATGACCCCATCTTTGTCCCGGACGGTTTCGACAAGACCTTTGCCGAACTTGGCGGCGAAATAAAAAATAAAATTTCTCACCGCGCAATGGCCGTAAAAGGTATAGCCGAAATGCTCATACCTGTGGTACAATCATACGCTGTACGTGGTATGTAA